A stretch of Cheilinus undulatus linkage group 20, ASM1832078v1, whole genome shotgun sequence DNA encodes these proteins:
- the LOC121528586 gene encoding BTB/POZ domain-containing protein 17, producing the protein MMKRVVQIHVGMLFVALQAAAAGMVKVDGPQPGGGSGSDGDSISHSLTVVQRLEALLVQGNGSDVSLRVETPNADEMKLLQVHSLVLSLQSPVFEEMMLNRNSSVLVLKESSDCAAVFDKFIRYLYCGELSLRLDQAIALHKLATKYQVMGLQQGITQYMTQSLARDSPSGHVAGWYEYALQAGDLTLRDSCLQYMAWNLSSVLQSSEWVTISSQLLMSLLQRSDLILQSEMELFAALETWILQNEPDGLTAENALRAVRYAMMPPRELFRLQTQSTVLARYQESVRDLLYMSYQFHSASPLSMAKYFDVNCSLFMPRNYLSPVWGSPWIINNPTRDDRSTSFQTQLGPSGHDASKRVTWNALFSPRWLPLTMRSMYTETGAMQPTRVEGGRPRIIITPATSSADFAGVNFQKTVLVMAQQQGKVVVKHVYSFHQSTEENGDFLAEADLYRRTSEYLIDSSLYLHIIVKPLYQTLITTKN; encoded by the exons ATGGTGAAAGTTGACGGGCCCCAGCCTGGAGGTGGCAGTGGCAGTGATGGAGACAGCATCAGTCACTCCCTGACCGTGGTGCAGCGCCTGGAGGCCCTGCTGGTCCAGGGAAACGGCAGCGACGTCTCTCTCCGAGTGGAGACGCCCAACGCGGACGAGATGAAGCTGCTCCAGGTCCACTCTCTGGTCCTCTCCCTGCAGAGCCCCGTGTTTGAGGAGATGATGCTGAACCGTAACAGCAGCGTGCTCGTGCTGAAGGAGAGCTCCGACTGTGCTGCCGTGTTTGACAAGTTCATCAG GTATCTGTACTGTGGCGAGCTCTCTCTGCGCCTGGATCAGGCCATAGCGTTACACAAACTGGCCACCAAGTACCAGGTGATGGGTCTGCAGCAGGGCATCACACAGTACATGACCCAGAGCCTGGCCCGGGACTCTCCCTCAGGCCATGTGGCAGGCTGGTATGAGTACGCCCTGCAGGCCGGAGACCTGACCCTGAGGGACAGCTGTCTGCAGTACATGGCGTGGAACCTGTCGTCGGTGCTGCAGAGCAGCGAGTGGGTGACCATCAGCAGCCAGCTCCTCATGTCCCTGCTGCAGCGCTCCGACCTCATCCTCCAGAGCGAGATGGAACTGTTTGCAGCCCTGGAGACGTGGATTCTTCAGAATGAGCCCGACGGTCTGACTGCAGAGAACGCGCTTAGAGCTGTGCGCTATGCCATGATGCCACCACGGGAGCTCTTCCGCCTGCAAACGCAGTCCACAGTCCTGGCTCGCTACCAGGAGTCGGTGCGTGACCTGCTGTACATGTCCTACCAGTTCCACTCTGCGTCACCGCTCAGCATGGCGAAGTACTTTGACGTGAACTGCAGCCTCTTCATGCCCAGGAACTACCTGTCCCCGGTGTGGGGGTCGCCCTGGATCATCAACAACCCGACACGAGACGACCGCAGCACCAGCTTCCAGACTCAACTCGGACCCAGCGGACACGACGCCAGCAAGAGGGTGACCTGGAACGCCCTCTTCTCTCCGCGCTGGCTTCCTCTCACCATGAGGTCCATGTACACGGAGACGGGCGCCATGCAGCCGACACGTGTGGAGGGAGGGCGCCCTCGCATCATCATCACACCGGCGACGTCCAGCGCAGATTTTGCCGGGGTGAACTTCCAGAAGACGGTGCTTGTGATGGCTCAGCAGCAGGGGAAGGTGGTGGTGAAGCACGTCTACAGCTTCCACCAGAGCACGGAGGAGAACGGCGACTTCCTGGCTGAAGCCGACCTGTACCGCCGGACGTCTGAATACCTCATCGACAGCTCCCTCTACCTGCACATCATCGTGAAGCCGCTTTACCAAACCCTCATCACCACCAAAAACTGA